One window of the Chanodichthys erythropterus isolate Z2021 chromosome 2, ASM2448905v1, whole genome shotgun sequence genome contains the following:
- the s100t gene encoding S100 calcium binding protein T, translated as MSFNSENASTLENAMQLMIQTFHKYSGNEGDKYTLSRQELKEMLTQELGNYLGNAQDKDAVDKVMGDLDSNNDGEVDFTEFIILVGALTVACNDFFLEYHEKEGKKPDTKE; from the exons ATGTCTTTTAACTCAGAGAATGCCTCCACTCTGGAGAACGCCATGCAGCTGATGATTCAGACGTTCCACAAGTACTCTGGGAATGAGGGCGACAAATATACCCTCAGTAGGCAGGAACTCAAAGAGATGCTAACGCAGGAGCTGGGCAACTACCTTGGG AATGCACAGGATAAGGATGCGGTAGATAAAGTTATGGGAGACCTGGATTCAAACAACGACGGTGAGGTGGACTTCACAGAGTTCATCATCCTTGTGGGCGCCCTCACCGTCGCCTGCAACGACTTCTTCCTCGAGTATCACGAAAAGGAAGGAAAGAAGCCTGACACGAAAGAGTAG
- the si:ch211-105c13.3 gene encoding protein S100-A13 has product MEGAIKTVVMQYLSSARGKESLGGKNFQKLVQGQLGNILSDTDSASAVKDMMKGLDDNQDGKVSFQEYLTLVGYLANSLSEQKTTASGHEEAPKH; this is encoded by the exons ATGGAGGGTGCCATTAAAACCGTTGTTATGCAGTACCTGTCTTCAGCACGTGGAAAAGAGAGCCTGGGTGGGAAAAACTTCCAGAAGTTAGTCCAGGGTCAGCTGGGCAACATCCTGAGT GACACTGACAGTGCTTCAGCAGTGAAGGATATGATGAAAGGACTGGATGACAACCAGGATGGGAAAGTCAGTTTCCAGGAGTACCTGACGCTGGTGGGCTACCTGGCGAACTCACTGAGTGAGCAGAAAACCACAGCCAGTGGACATGAAGAAGCCCCAAAGCACTGA